A single window of Microbispora hainanensis DNA harbors:
- a CDS encoding RNA polymerase sigma-70 factor, with product MRDIRTESRRGGTEDLDEAAATFEGLRPRLFGIAYRILSSATEAEDLLQDVWLRWQAYDRDTVADPGAFLATVTTRLAINALQSARVRRETYVGPWLPEPVDTGNDPHLGAERGEALSFAVLLLLEKLSPTERAAYVLREAFDYPYRRIAEIIEASEAAVRQLVSRARKRIVSERRNPVTRDEQRRLLTAFVAAARVGDLAKLEELLAADVISYSDGGGAVRAARFPVVGAFRVAKFIRAFASRFWAGVEVEWADVNGQPAALLRHDGELFTVLTVNASEEGIDQVLWLMNPAKIAPLSAAS from the coding sequence ATGAGGGATATCCGCACGGAGAGCCGTCGCGGCGGGACCGAAGACCTCGACGAGGCGGCGGCCACCTTCGAGGGCCTGCGGCCACGCCTGTTCGGCATCGCCTACCGCATCCTGAGCAGCGCCACCGAGGCCGAAGATCTGTTACAGGACGTCTGGCTGCGCTGGCAGGCGTACGACCGCGACACCGTGGCCGATCCGGGGGCGTTCCTGGCGACCGTGACCACGCGCCTGGCCATCAACGCCCTCCAGTCGGCTCGCGTTCGCCGCGAGACGTACGTCGGCCCGTGGCTCCCCGAACCCGTCGACACCGGCAACGATCCCCACCTCGGCGCCGAGCGGGGCGAAGCCCTGAGCTTCGCGGTCCTGCTCCTGCTGGAGAAGCTCTCGCCCACCGAACGCGCGGCGTACGTGTTGCGAGAGGCGTTCGACTATCCCTACCGGCGGATCGCCGAGATCATCGAGGCGAGCGAGGCCGCGGTGCGGCAGCTCGTCAGCAGGGCGCGCAAACGCATCGTCTCCGAGCGCCGGAACCCGGTGACCCGGGACGAACAGCGCAGACTGCTCACCGCCTTCGTCGCCGCCGCCCGCGTCGGCGACCTCGCCAAGCTGGAAGAGCTCCTCGCCGCGGACGTGATCAGCTACTCCGACGGCGGCGGCGCCGTACGGGCCGCGCGCTTCCCGGTGGTCGGCGCGTTCCGGGTCGCGAAGTTCATCAGGGCGTTCGCGAGCCGGTTCTGGGCCGGGGTCGAAGTGGAATGGGCCGACGTCAACGGGCAGCCGGCGGCTCTGCTGCGCCACGACGGCGAGCTGTTCACGGTCCTCACCGTGAACGCCTCCGAGGAGGGCATCGACCAGGTGCTGTGGCTGATGAACCCCGCCAAGATCGCCCCGTTGTCCGCCGCGAGCTGA